In the genome of Sciurus carolinensis chromosome 3, mSciCar1.2, whole genome shotgun sequence, one region contains:
- the LOC124980274 gene encoding LOW QUALITY PROTEIN: mitochondrial import receptor subunit TOM40 homolog (The sequence of the model RefSeq protein was modified relative to this genomic sequence to represent the inferred CDS: inserted 2 bases in 1 codon; deleted 1 base in 1 codon) — MGNVLAASSPPAGPPPPPAPALVGLPPPPPSPPGFTLPPLGGGLGAGASAGRGSERTPDPGAATVSAAGVADDDGACGCLPNPGTFEECHQKYKELFPIQMEGVKLTVNKGLSNHFQVNHTVALSTIGGSNYHFGVTYVGTKQLSPTEASPVLVGDMDNSGSLNAQVIHQLGPGLRSKMAIQTQQAKFVNWQVDREYRGSDFTAAVTLGNPDVLVGSGILMAHYLQSITPCLALGGELVYHRRPGEEGTVMSLAGKYTLNNGLATVTLGQAGMHATYYHKASDQLQVGVEFEAGTRMQDTSVSFGYQLDLPKANLLFKGSVDSNWIVGATLEKKLPXPLTLALGAFLNHHKRKNKFQCGFGLTIG, encoded by the exons ATGGGGAACGTGTTGGCCGCTAGCTCGCCGCCCGCAGGGCCGCCGCCTCCACCTGCGCCGGCCCTCGTGGGTCTGCCGCCACCTCCGCCCTCGCCGCCGGGCTTCACGCTGCCGCCGCTGGGAGGTGGCCTGGGTGCAGGGGCCAGCGCAGGTCGAGGTTCGGAACGGACCCCGGACCCCGGG GCTGCCACCGTCAGTGCCGCAGGGGTGGCTGACGACGACGGGGCCTGCGGCTGCCTGCCCAACCCCGGCACGTTTGAGGAGTGCCACCAGAAGTACAAGGAGCTGTTTCCCATTCAGATGGAGGGTGTCAAGCTTACAGTCAACAAAGGGTTGAGTAACCATTTCCAGGTGAACCACACAGTAGCCCTCAGCACGATCGGGGGATCCAACTACCACTTCGGGGTCACATATGTGGGAACAAAGCAGTTGAGTCCCACAGAGGCGTCCCCTGTGCTGGTAGGCGACATGGACAACAGTGGCAGCCTCAATGCTCAGGTCATTCACCAGCTGGGCCCTGGCCTCAGGTCCAAGATGGCTATCCAGACCCAGCAGGCCAAGTTTGTGAACTGGCAGGTGGACCGGGAGTACCGGGGTTCTGACTTCACGGCGGCCGTCACCTTGGGGAACCCAGACGTCCTGGTGGGTTCAGGAATCCTCATGGCCCACTACCTCCAGAGCATCACGCCGTGTCTGGCCCTGGGTGGCGAGCTGGTCTACCACCGGCGGCCTGGTGAGGAAGGCACCGTCATGTCGCTGGCTGGGAAATACACACTGAACAACGGGTTGGCCACAGTGACGTTGGGCCAAGCAGGCATGCACGCGACCTACTACCACAAAGCCAGTGACCAGCTGCAGGTGGGCGTGGAGTTCGAGGCCGGCACGAGGATGCAGGACACCAGTGTCTCCTTCGGGTACCAGCTGGACCTGCCCAAGGCCAACCTCCTCTTCAAAGGCTCTGTGGACAGCAACTGGATCGTGGGCGCCACGCTGGAGAAGAAGCTCCC GCCCCTGACGCTGGCACTCGGGGCCTTCCTGAACCACCACAAGCGCAAGAACAAGTTCCAGTGCGGCTTCGGGCTAACCATTGGCTGA